A window of Hymenobacter siberiensis genomic DNA:
GCAATGAAGCACCCTAGCAGCAGCGTGGACTGCGACGGCGTGTTGAACTTAGGATGCAGCCGCGAGAACACCGGCGGCAGCAGCCCATCCTTCGACATCGAAAAGAATACCCGCGACTGCCCCAGCAAATCAACCAATATCACGGAGGTATAGCCAATGAGAATGGCCATAATCACGGCTGAGCTGAGCCAGGCGTAGGGCGTTTTTTCGATGGCAATGGCCACCGGCGCGGCGCTGTTCTTAAACTCCGTGTAGTTGGCCAGGCCAGTCAACACGTGCCCGAACAGCACGAACAACACCGTGCAAACCGCCAGCGAGCCCAGAATGCCGATGGGCATGTTGCGCTGCGGGTTTTTGGTTTCCTGGGCCATGGTGGCCACGATATCGAAGCCGATGAAGACGAAGAAAATAACACCCGCCCCGCGCAGGATGCCGCTTAGGCCGAACTCGCCAAACTTGCCGGTGTTGGCCGGGATGTAGGGTTGGTAGTTGGCCGGGTCGATGTACTTCCAGCCCAGCGCGATGAACACCAGCACCACGGCCACCTTCAGGGCCACTACCAAGGCATTGAACCACGCCGAGCCCTTGGTGCCCCGCGTGACGATGGCCGTAATGGCCAGCACGATGAGCATAGCCGGCACGTTCACGTAGCCGCTCACGGTGCTGCCATCGGCCAGCGTGGCCGACTCGAACGGCGACATCACCAGCCGCGCCGGAATGTGCAGCCCGTACTTGCTCAGAAACTTGATAAGATACTGTGACCAGCTAATGGCCACCGTGGCTGCGCCGACGGAGTATTCGAGCACCAAATCCCAACCGATAATCCAGGCGAATAACTCGCCCATGGTGGCGTAGGAATACGTGTAGGCAGAGCCCGACACCGGCACCAGCGCCGCAAACTCGGCGTAGCATAAGGCCGAAAAAGCGCAACCCACGGCGGCTACCAGGAAAGAAATCGTAACGGCCGGCCCGGCGTTGTTAGCCGCCGCAATGCCGGTTAAGGAGAATAAACCTGCCCCGATAATAACTCCAATCCCAATGGCGATGAGGCTCACGCCATTCAGACTTCGTTTGAGGGTATTGACCCCCGTTTCAGCTGCTTCGGCGCGAAGCAGCTCCAATGATTTTTTAAGCATGTAAATGCGCACAGCTGCGCTTAAAAGAATGTCCGTAAAAACAGTCATGCTGAGCTTGTCGAAGCATTTCTACCGCGCAAGTAGTCATTTACTACTGAGGTAAAGATGCTTCGACAAGCTCAGCATGACGTTCTAGCACTGACGTTCACCATAGAATCAATTTAACTACGCCAGCACCTGAATAACAGATTCCGAAAACCGCTCCATTTCCTCCAGCTGCGGGCTGGCCTGCAGCAAAAAGAAGTCGACTCCCACGTTTTCGAACTCCCCAATCCGGTCCTGAATCTGAGCCGACGTACCGGTGAGGCCCGTCCGCAGGCCCCGATTCGATACCGAGTAGTCCTGTAGCGAAACCTGCTGTTCGAGCTGGGTACCGGCCAGCCACTGCTGGTAGTTGCCATAGCCCGCCGCCGAAGCTTTCACGTTGGTAATGCGGTCAAGCTCCTTTTTCACGTCCTGCTCGTTGTCGCGCACAATCGTGTAGCCCGCCACCCCGAATTTCATCGGCGGCAGGCCTTTTTGCTCGCGGCGGCGGCACATGTCGGCAATGCGGGCCCCAATTTGCGCGGGCGAGTCGCCGTGCATCACGTAGCCATCGCACTGCGTCGAAATCAGGTCTTTGGCTGCTTCCGATTCGCCCCCGGCGTAGAGAAACGGTGCCTTGGCGGGCTTGGGCTGCAGCACGTTATCGGCCACCTGGTAGTACTTGCCGTCGTAGCTGAAATGGTCCTGCTTCCACACGTTGGTCACCACATCGAGCCACTCGCGGGTGCGGGCATACCGGTCGTCGTGCTGCTCAAAATGCAGGCCGTACTTCGTGGCCTCATCGCGCCACCAGCTCGACACCACGTTCAGCGACAGGCGGCCGGGGGCAATCAGGTCGATGTTGGCCGCCTGCTTGGCCAGCAGCGCGGGGTGGTGAAACGTCGGCCGCACGGCCACCATTATTTCGAGCTGCTCGGTTACGGCCGCCAGTGCCGCGGCCGTGCTCCAGGCCTCCAGCGAAGCCACCTCCGAACCTTTTATATCATTGAGATACAGCTCGGCAATGAGCGTGAGGTCGTATCCGAGCGCCTCGCTGCGCTGGGCCAGCTGCTTCACATAGCTCCAGTCGGTGGGCATGTGCTCGTCTTCCACATTGCGCAGCCAACCGCCAAATACGGGCATCCAATATCCAAATTTCATGGCAATGATATTAAGCAGTGACTAATTGATTTTTGCTGGCCGCCGGCACTGGCAGCTGCGTTTCGAGGTAGTCCACGAAACGGGCGTAGGGGTCAAATCCCACCACATTCACGGCATCGGCCACGAAGTTGGACAGGGCGTTGATGTCGTAGAACAGTACCTCGCCGCTCCGGTCATCAATCAGGTATTCGATGCCGCCCACGTCGATTTTAGCAGCGGCCACAATGCGCTCCACGGCGGCAATTACCTCGGCTGGCGGCGTAAACGCCTCCACCTGAATCCCCTTCTTCGGCGCTTCCGTCAGGCAGAACTCGGCCGACTGCTCCTCCGGAATCTGGCAGATTTCGGCCGGACACAGGTTGAAGCTTTCGCCGGTGGTAAACACCTTCATGGCGTACAAAAACTTGCCGTCGAGCATCTCGACGCGGTGGATATTACCGCCGCGCGGCGTCACGTACTCCTGCACCAGGGCCGTCTGGTCGATTCCCAGGTCAATCTGGCCAGCCTCCACAGCCGCCTGCAAGCCGGCCAGCGTGTCGAAGCGAATAATACCCGCGCCACTACCGCCGATATTCACCTTCACCACAATCGGAAATTGCAGCTCGCGGGCCGCATCCACCGCCCGCGAAGCGTGGTTAATCACGAACGATTTCGGGTATTTCAAGCCCAGCGACTCGAACAGCGACAGCTGCCGGGCCTTGTTGGTTTCGATGGCCGTGGCCGCCGAACCATTGATAATGCGCGTCCCGATACGCTCCAGGTGCGTGGCAAAGCCGGCGGTGTGAAAAATACCCTGCCCGTGCCCCCGCAGGTAGGCCGAGGAGCTCATCCGGTTCACCACCAAACTGTAGCGGCTTTCAGTTTCAGCCGGGTTGAAGAGGTGGTGCGCGGCATCAATTTTCTCGTAGGGCAGCTCCCGCCGGTCCAGCTCCGCAAACAGCGGCTTGAACCATTCGGGATGCTCGAAATAAATGCCAATAGGTTTTTGAATGGATGACATAAAATGTTCTGAAAGAGTGATATGAAGCCAGAAAAAGGTCAGCGCCGGGTGGGCAAACTGAACTCGGAAACCGGGCCGCTGCAAAGGCAGCAAGGGCAGGAGACATTTCGACAGGACCTGGCACGCTCATTTCTTCGGGTATCGGATTGGCCGCTCCAACCACACACCAAACGGCATGGTCAGCATCGGCCCGGGCTCCGGCAACGAGCCCCAAACACACCACCCAGAAAATGAGGACGCAGCACATGCTGCAAACATAGCGGCGCACAAAGCCTACCAGCTTGCGCTACCGCCGTCCTACCCGCGAAAAATTACTCGGAGATAGGGTTAAGCCTGGCAACAACAGCAACAACAGCCCATGCCCATGTGGCGCATAGCCGCCACGGGGACAAGAAAAACAGCAGTTTGGGGGGAGAGGTTGTTGGAGGCTTCCACGGCAACTTATTTTTATATGGTCAGGAATTGGCACCGGTCCGCGGGTGCGGGTGGTTGCCGGCGCGTCATCGAGCCTGTCTCTCAGCGCCTCTCTATAAAAAAAATCCTTCCGAAAGAAAGAATTGGTGCTGCAAAGGTAAGCCCGAAAGTCTGAACCCGCCACGCTGGACAGCATTTTACAACCTGGCCACCCCCGGCTGCGCAAGGGCCAACTATTTGGCGGGCACACCTGCTCTGCATATCCGCCACCTGCCTGAGACCATTTTCATGTCCGATACCGTTGTTCACGCCGAGCCCTACGGCAGCCTGCTTTTCTGCCCCGCCGTTCCCTGCTTTATCATTGCCTGGCAGAGCTTTGCCAATAGCGAACAGTTCCGCTTTCTCATGAACAAGGGCTTGGAATTGTACACGGCCGAGGCCGCCCGCACGCAACCACTGGGCTGGCTCGCCGACACGCGCGACGTGCAGGCCGTAAAGCCCGCCGACCAGGAATGAATGCGCGCTGACTGGAACGTTCGCGCCCATAAAGCCGGTATCCGCCACGTCAGCTTCGTGGTGCCGGAAACCGTGTTCGGCCAGATTTCGGTGCAGAGCTATTCCCACAACGTGGCCGAAACCAACGAATACGAAATCGAGACCTCCCAGCACCGCACGTTGCAGGAGGCAAAAGAATGGCTGAAAGCGGCGATTCACTAACCGCACCGGCTAGGGAAATCCGAATAAAAAAGAACGTCATGCCGAGCGTAGCCGAGGCATCTCGCGTGCAGTAGTAATCCATTCTATTGAGTTACTATCACAAGCAAGATGCCTCGGCTACGCTCGGCATGACGTTCCTTATTTCCAGCCTACCGCCGCAGCGCCAGGCGCACGCCGGCCATCAGCCAGCGACCGGGCATCTGGGCCCCCAGCAGGTCGGAGTATTTGGCGTCGAACAGGTTCTGGGCCTGGCCCACCACCCACAGGCGCTCGGGCAGCAGGGCCACATCGAGGCGGCCATTGATGACCACGTAATCGGAGGAAAGCGTGAAGTCGCCCACTGGTGGCACCCCGGCGCGCTGCTTGTATACCCCGCCCAGGCTGGCCGTGAAGCGGCGGTGCACCAGGCTCAGATTACCGCTCACGAGCTGCCGGGCCACGTTACTCAGGTATTGCGATACGATGCTGCCGTCCACGTTCAGGTGGGTGTAGGTGTAGCCCACGCTGCCGTCGAGGCGCAGGCCAGGAGCCAGTTGAGCCCGGGTATTTGCTTCAAATTCGAGGCCCTGCGTGCTCACGGCAAACAGGTTTTGAGCGTAGCGGTAGGTGCTGGCCGGGTTGAGATTGGTGAAGCCGGTGCCGGCCTGCACTTCGCTGCCGGGCGTGGCCACGTAATCAATCAGGTTGCGGCCGTAGCGGTTGAAGTAGGTGCCGCGTAGCGTGAGCGCGGGGCAAACCGTGAAATCGAGGCCACCCTCGTAGCTCCAGGTACGCTCGGCGGCCAGGCCGGGATTGCCTACGTTGAAGCCGTTGGGCACCGTGCCAGGCCGGATGGCCGAGTTGTACTGCTCGGTAAAATTGGCTGCCCGGATGGCGCGACCCACGGCGGCGCGCACGGTCAGCTTCTCGCCCAGCAGCTGGCTGGCCGTGAGCTGGGGCAGTAACTCAGTACCGTAGGCCTGGTCGTGGTCGAGGCGCAGGGCGGCGGTCAGGCTCAGGCCGGCGGCAGGTGTGAGGCCGGCCACGGCAAATGCGCCCTGGTGCCACACGGCGTGGTTGCCGCGGTCGTTGCTGCGCACGCTGCGGCGGTCGGCCTGGCCGCCAAGGGTCAACTGCACCTTATCCGACAGGCGCAACTGATGCTGGCCCTGCACATTGAGGTAGTGCATGAGGTGGTCGCTGGCCGCCGAGGTGGGCGTGTACAGGTAGTAGTCGGTGCTGGACGTGCCCACCAATTGCAGCTCGGTGCGGGCGCGGGCGTTCCAATCGTAGCGCAGCTGGCCCTGGTACCAGTCGCGCGAGGTGGTTTCGCGGGCGCGGTCGCCAGCGTTGGTCGTGTAGAAATTCTGAGCGTTATAGTCGCGCCGGTCGAAGCTGGCACGGGCGGCAGCGCTGAATTTGGGGCTGATTTGATAAGCGCCCGAAAGCGAGTAGGTGTTCAGCTTGAAGTCGTTGCGCCCGCCGCCGGGCAGGTTCAGCAGCTGGCCGCTGGCGGTGTTGTTGAGGATACCGCCAGCCAGCCGCAGGCCCTTGTCCTGGCCGTAGAAACCGGCGTTGGTGGTTTTCAAATCGTACTCACCAGCCATGAACGTGCCGCCGACTTCCACGCCGTCGGGCCGGTGGGTGGCGGCGAAGGTTTTGGTCACGATGTTCACGAAGCCGCCCACGGCATCGGGGCCGTAGAGGGCCGCACCGGGGCCGCGTACCACTTCAATCTGCTCAATTTCAGCGGGCGTGATGGGCAAATAGCCCGCAAAGTGCCCCGTGAGCGGGTCGTTCAGCCGCATGCCATCGAGCAGAATCAGCACTTGGTTGAAAGTGGAGCCGCGCAGGGTAATATCGGCCTGCGTACCGAAATTGCCCCGGCTCTGCATCTCAATGGCCGGTAATAAGCGCAGCAAATCATCGAGCGATGAAACCGGGTACTGGCTGAGCGTGCGGCCAGGTATCACGGTCACGTAGCGGCCAGTCTGGCCGGCTACCTGGTTCAGGCGGGTGCCATACACGGTCACCTCATTCAGGGCGCGGGTACTATCGACCGGAGTGCTCTGGGCCAAAGCATTAGCGGTAAATAGTGTACAGAAAAGCGGGGTAGCGTAGCGCGTAAGTCGCATTCTTAAGGGGGTTGATGGGGGTGCAAAGCTACGGTAGTGCGAACGCTACGAGTCTGCGTCTCGCTACAGCGCAGCGAATATTCGTTGTTTATTATCGCAGGGGCATTTCGCATTTCCGCATTCGCCGCGTTGCGGCGACACGCGGACTTGCAAAGTCCACGCTACTTTCGTCCCCGCGTCAGGCAACGTCAGCCTCGCACCCGCGTCCTTCGCGCGAAACTCATTTCCCACCATTCGTTTCTCTATGAAGCACCTTTTCGCGCTGGGCCTACTGGGCCTGGCGGCCACCAGCCCGGCTTTCGCGCAGGCTCCCACCCCGCCGGCTGCCAAGCCCGAATCTCCCTACCGCGCCTCGGCCACCAAGGTCAACGACCTGGTACACACCAAGCTCGATGTGCGCTTCGACTATGCCAAGCGCTACCTCTATGGCAAGGAGTGGGTGACCCTCAAGCCCCATGGCTACCCCACCGACTCGCTGCGTCTCGATGCCAAAGGCATGGACATCAAAGCCGTGGCCCTGATGAGCGGTGACAAGC
This region includes:
- a CDS encoding TonB-dependent receptor plug domain-containing protein is translated as MAQSTPVDSTRALNEVTVYGTRLNQVAGQTGRYVTVIPGRTLSQYPVSSLDDLLRLLPAIEMQSRGNFGTQADITLRGSTFNQVLILLDGMRLNDPLTGHFAGYLPITPAEIEQIEVVRGPGAALYGPDAVGGFVNIVTKTFAATHRPDGVEVGGTFMAGEYDLKTTNAGFYGQDKGLRLAGGILNNTASGQLLNLPGGGRNDFKLNTYSLSGAYQISPKFSAAARASFDRRDYNAQNFYTTNAGDRARETTSRDWYQGQLRYDWNARARTELQLVGTSSTDYYLYTPTSAASDHLMHYLNVQGQHQLRLSDKVQLTLGGQADRRSVRSNDRGNHAVWHQGAFAVAGLTPAAGLSLTAALRLDHDQAYGTELLPQLTASQLLGEKLTVRAAVGRAIRAANFTEQYNSAIRPGTVPNGFNVGNPGLAAERTWSYEGGLDFTVCPALTLRGTYFNRYGRNLIDYVATPGSEVQAGTGFTNLNPASTYRYAQNLFAVSTQGLEFEANTRAQLAPGLRLDGSVGYTYTHLNVDGSIVSQYLSNVARQLVSGNLSLVHRRFTASLGGVYKQRAGVPPVGDFTLSSDYVVINGRLDVALLPERLWVVGQAQNLFDAKYSDLLGAQMPGRWLMAGVRLALRR
- a CDS encoding ATP-grasp domain-containing protein, producing the protein MSSIQKPIGIYFEHPEWFKPLFAELDRRELPYEKIDAAHHLFNPAETESRYSLVVNRMSSSAYLRGHGQGIFHTAGFATHLERIGTRIINGSAATAIETNKARQLSLFESLGLKYPKSFVINHASRAVDAARELQFPIVVKVNIGGSGAGIIRFDTLAGLQAAVEAGQIDLGIDQTALVQEYVTPRGGNIHRVEMLDGKFLYAMKVFTTGESFNLCPAEICQIPEEQSAEFCLTEAPKKGIQVEAFTPPAEVIAAVERIVAAAKIDVGGIEYLIDDRSGEVLFYDINALSNFVADAVNVVGFDPYARFVDYLETQLPVPAASKNQLVTA
- a CDS encoding LLM class flavin-dependent oxidoreductase; protein product: MKFGYWMPVFGGWLRNVEDEHMPTDWSYVKQLAQRSEALGYDLTLIAELYLNDIKGSEVASLEAWSTAAALAAVTEQLEIMVAVRPTFHHPALLAKQAANIDLIAPGRLSLNVVSSWWRDEATKYGLHFEQHDDRYARTREWLDVVTNVWKQDHFSYDGKYYQVADNVLQPKPAKAPFLYAGGESEAAKDLISTQCDGYVMHGDSPAQIGARIADMCRRREQKGLPPMKFGVAGYTIVRDNEQDVKKELDRITNVKASAAGYGNYQQWLAGTQLEQQVSLQDYSVSNRGLRTGLTGTSAQIQDRIGEFENVGVDFFLLQASPQLEEMERFSESVIQVLA
- a CDS encoding amino acid permease, with translation MLKKSLELLRAEAAETGVNTLKRSLNGVSLIAIGIGVIIGAGLFSLTGIAAANNAGPAVTISFLVAAVGCAFSALCYAEFAALVPVSGSAYTYSYATMGELFAWIIGWDLVLEYSVGAATVAISWSQYLIKFLSKYGLHIPARLVMSPFESATLADGSTVSGYVNVPAMLIVLAITAIVTRGTKGSAWFNALVVALKVAVVLVFIALGWKYIDPANYQPYIPANTGKFGEFGLSGILRGAGVIFFVFIGFDIVATMAQETKNPQRNMPIGILGSLAVCTVLFVLFGHVLTGLANYTEFKNSAAPVAIAIEKTPYAWLSSAVIMAILIGYTSVILVDLLGQSRVFFSMSKDGLLPPVFSRLHPKFNTPSQSTLLLGCFIALFAGFVPISVVGEMTSIGTLLAFVMVCLGVMIMRKTNPDAPRPFRTPWVPVVPILGIVVCVVMMASLPWETWLRLIVWLAIGMVIYFSYGKKHSKLRLAQGGDKELKVKS